Proteins co-encoded in one Synergistes jonesii genomic window:
- a CDS encoding sugar ABC transporter ATP-binding protein has translation MPTEVPLLKMENIGKEFFGNRVLQNVTFSLQPGEIMGLVGENGAGKSTLMNILFGMPVIQETGGYEGKIFIDGQEVKFKDPLDALEAGIGMVHQEFSLIPGFSATENILLNRESTKYNFLVEIFSERLMTLDRTNMKKRAEKAIKTLGVDLNPDTLISEMPVGHKQFTEIAREIDRSKTRLLVLDEPTAVLAESEASVLISALKKLSEQGIAIIFISHRLNEIIDLCDKLIVVRDGRVIQEARTEDTNVRQIAAWMVDRKGDSRQEEKREQKRRDIGEVVLRTEHLWVDMPGETVRDVSIEVHRGEIFGIGGLAGQGKVGISNGIMGLYAAGGKAFLRGKEIKLNDPDASLREGMAFVSEDRRGVGLLLDEGIDWNITFTAMQVQEKFIKKLLGGMIKWRDDKAIDECTKKYIDSLEIRCTGPRQRAIELSGGNQQKVCLAKAFAVNPEILFVSEPTRGIDIGAKKLVLDTLHRVNEEDGTTIIMTSSELEELRSICDRIAIINEGRVSGILPASAKAEEFGMLMLGHVEEPAEAN, from the coding sequence ATGCCCACAGAAGTTCCCCTTTTGAAAATGGAGAACATCGGAAAAGAATTTTTCGGCAACCGCGTCCTCCAGAATGTAACATTTTCGCTGCAGCCAGGAGAAATTATGGGACTTGTCGGCGAAAATGGCGCGGGAAAATCAACTTTGATGAATATACTCTTCGGCATGCCCGTCATTCAGGAGACCGGCGGCTACGAAGGGAAAATCTTTATCGACGGTCAGGAAGTCAAGTTCAAGGACCCGCTCGACGCCCTTGAAGCCGGCATCGGAATGGTCCACCAGGAATTTTCGCTTATCCCCGGTTTCAGCGCGACAGAGAACATTCTCCTCAACAGGGAATCCACAAAGTACAATTTTCTGGTCGAGATATTCAGCGAGAGGCTGATGACGCTTGACCGCACCAACATGAAAAAAAGAGCGGAGAAAGCTATTAAGACGCTCGGAGTCGATCTCAACCCCGACACCTTGATCAGCGAAATGCCTGTAGGACACAAGCAGTTCACAGAGATAGCCCGCGAAATAGACAGAAGCAAGACGCGGCTGCTGGTCCTTGACGAGCCGACCGCCGTCCTTGCTGAGAGCGAGGCCAGTGTCCTTATCTCGGCGCTGAAGAAACTCTCCGAACAGGGCATCGCGATAATATTCATCTCTCACAGGCTTAATGAAATCATCGACCTTTGCGACAAGCTGATAGTCGTCCGCGACGGCCGCGTAATACAGGAAGCGCGCACGGAAGACACCAACGTGCGCCAGATCGCCGCGTGGATGGTAGACAGAAAGGGAGACAGCAGGCAGGAAGAAAAGAGGGAACAGAAACGTCGCGATATAGGAGAGGTCGTCCTGCGCACAGAGCATCTATGGGTGGATATGCCCGGAGAGACGGTGCGCGACGTTTCCATTGAGGTGCACAGGGGGGAGATATTCGGCATAGGCGGTCTTGCCGGACAGGGCAAGGTCGGCATATCGAATGGAATAATGGGGCTTTACGCGGCGGGCGGCAAGGCCTTTCTGCGCGGCAAGGAGATAAAGCTCAACGATCCGGACGCTTCTCTGAGGGAGGGAATGGCTTTCGTCTCCGAGGACCGCAGGGGCGTCGGGCTTCTGCTCGACGAAGGTATCGACTGGAACATCACCTTCACCGCGATGCAGGTGCAGGAAAAATTCATTAAAAAGCTGCTCGGCGGTATGATCAAATGGCGCGACGACAAGGCCATCGACGAGTGCACGAAAAAATACATCGATTCGCTCGAGATACGCTGCACCGGGCCGCGTCAACGTGCCATAGAGCTCTCCGGCGGCAATCAGCAGAAGGTATGCCTCGCGAAAGCCTTCGCGGTGAACCCTGAAATACTCTTTGTCTCAGAGCCGACGCGCGGCATCGACATCGGCGCTAAGAAGCTCGTCCTCGATACGCTGCACAGGGTCAACGAAGAAGATGGAACGACGATCATCATGACCTCCTCGGAGCTTGAGGAGCTGCGCTCCATCTGCGATCGCATAGCGATAATAAACGAGGGCAGGGTCTCGGGCATACTGCCGGCTTCGGCAAAGGCCGAGGAATTCGGCATGCTGATGCTCGGGCACGTCGAAGAGCCGGCCGAAGCAAACTGA
- a CDS encoding DUF3798 domain-containing protein — MRRTAAIAFFALIAAALMATAAFAAKPEFHIGVATLTVSQAEDTYRGAERLIKEYGDVDRGGIIKHVTMPDNFMSEMETTISQIVGLADDPLMKVIVVDDAIPGTTEAFRRVKEKRKDILCFAGEPQEDPNVITSTADFAIGVDNIMRGYLIINTAKKLGAKTFVHISFPRHMSYELLSRRRAIMEQACKDLGLKFAFETAPDPTSDVGVAGAQQFILEKVPAWVEKYGKETAFFCTNDAQTEPLLKQVAKCGALFVEPDLPSPLMGYPGAFGIDLKNEAGNWPAIMKKVEKAVIDAGGKGRMGTWPYSYGWSTVCALAEYGKRITEGKAKLYNTKDLWACYDKYTPGAAWNGAPYFDMARQMKIKKFVLVYEDTYVFGRGYMKVTDVEVPEKYLKIK, encoded by the coding sequence ATGAGAAGGACAGCAGCAATAGCTTTTTTCGCACTGATCGCCGCGGCTTTGATGGCAACGGCGGCCTTTGCGGCGAAGCCGGAATTCCACATCGGAGTCGCTACGCTGACGGTTTCTCAGGCTGAGGACACCTACCGCGGAGCCGAGCGCCTGATCAAGGAATACGGCGACGTCGACCGCGGCGGCATAATCAAGCACGTGACGATGCCCGACAACTTTATGTCAGAAATGGAAACGACCATTTCGCAGATAGTCGGACTTGCGGATGACCCGCTTATGAAGGTCATAGTCGTTGACGACGCCATACCCGGAACGACCGAGGCTTTTCGCCGCGTTAAGGAGAAGAGGAAGGACATCCTCTGCTTTGCCGGCGAACCCCAGGAAGATCCGAACGTCATCACCAGTACGGCCGACTTCGCAATCGGCGTAGACAACATCATGCGCGGCTACCTTATCATCAACACAGCCAAGAAACTTGGGGCAAAGACCTTCGTGCATATCTCGTTCCCGCGCCACATGAGCTACGAGCTGCTTTCACGCCGCCGCGCCATTATGGAACAGGCATGCAAGGACCTCGGCCTCAAATTCGCGTTTGAAACGGCTCCCGACCCGACTAGCGATGTCGGCGTAGCCGGAGCTCAGCAGTTTATCCTTGAAAAGGTGCCGGCCTGGGTAGAAAAGTACGGCAAAGAGACGGCGTTCTTCTGCACCAACGACGCACAGACCGAGCCTCTGCTGAAGCAGGTCGCAAAGTGCGGCGCCCTCTTCGTAGAGCCCGACCTCCCGTCGCCGCTGATGGGCTATCCCGGAGCCTTCGGCATAGATCTCAAGAATGAAGCAGGAAATTGGCCCGCTATCATGAAGAAGGTCGAGAAGGCCGTAATCGACGCCGGCGGCAAGGGACGCATGGGTACATGGCCGTATTCTTACGGCTGGAGCACAGTCTGCGCGCTCGCCGAGTACGGCAAGCGCATAACGGAAGGAAAGGCGAAGCTCTATAACACGAAGGACCTCTGGGCCTGCTACGACAAATATACGCCAGGCGCAGCCTGGAACGGAGCTCCGTATTTCGACATGGCGCGCCAGATGAAAATCAAGAAGTTCGTGCTCGTGTACGAGGACACCTACGTTTTCGGACGCGGCTATATGAAAGTTACGGACGTAGAAGTTCCTGAGAAATATCTTAAGATCAAATAG
- a CDS encoding M24 family metallopeptidase: protein MIKKERVERLAQFLREKDIDAFYIGPSADLEYISGLDTHPDERVRGLMVSKEARCFAMTPLLYEEEIVKAFGEVPFYAKWDDHEGFTGAFRRGCEYLGIVGGKIAFNDGVRAVDMLAVRDAMPMEMINGVDLLAGQRSHKDAEELDLMRKAADIADGVTAKLQKFIRPGMKERDVAKKIVEFFEEGGSSKLSFEPIVASGPNGSMPHYSGGERVIGDNDIVILDIGGRYGGYCSDMTRTFFTGTPTEEMKKIYEIVKKSQAAGEAAVKPGATGQDVDRAARQVIVDAGYGKYFFNRVGHGIGIADHESPYMIEGNDVPLEAGNVFSVEPGIYIPGKFGVRIENIVAVRRDGTGEALNHFTREITICGE, encoded by the coding sequence ATGATAAAAAAAGAAAGAGTCGAACGCTTGGCGCAGTTTCTCAGGGAGAAAGACATTGACGCCTTTTATATCGGCCCTTCGGCTGACCTTGAGTATATAAGCGGGCTCGACACGCACCCCGACGAACGAGTGCGGGGACTGATGGTCTCGAAGGAGGCGCGCTGTTTTGCGATGACGCCGCTCCTTTACGAAGAGGAGATCGTAAAGGCTTTCGGGGAGGTGCCCTTTTACGCGAAGTGGGACGACCACGAAGGCTTCACCGGCGCATTCCGCCGCGGCTGCGAATATCTTGGAATCGTCGGTGGAAAGATCGCTTTCAACGACGGCGTGCGCGCGGTGGATATGCTCGCCGTCCGCGATGCGATGCCGATGGAAATGATAAACGGCGTCGACCTGCTCGCCGGGCAGCGCTCGCATAAGGACGCCGAGGAGCTCGACCTGATGCGAAAAGCAGCAGATATAGCGGACGGCGTAACCGCGAAGCTGCAGAAGTTCATTCGCCCGGGCATGAAGGAGCGCGATGTAGCAAAGAAGATCGTTGAATTTTTCGAAGAGGGCGGCTCTTCGAAGCTTTCATTCGAACCGATAGTCGCAAGCGGCCCCAACGGCTCGATGCCGCACTACTCCGGCGGCGAACGCGTCATCGGCGATAACGATATCGTAATTCTCGACATCGGAGGGCGCTACGGTGGCTACTGTTCAGACATGACGCGCACCTTCTTCACAGGCACTCCTACCGAAGAAATGAAAAAAATATACGAAATAGTCAAAAAGTCCCAGGCCGCCGGCGAAGCTGCGGTAAAGCCGGGAGCGACAGGGCAGGACGTCGACCGCGCCGCGCGTCAGGTGATAGTAGACGCAGGCTACGGTAAGTATTTCTTCAACCGCGTCGGCCACGGCATCGGCATCGCCGACCACGAATCGCCTTATATGATCGAAGGCAACGATGTGCCCCTCGAGGCGGGCAACGTTTTCAGCGTGGAGCCTGGCATATACATTCCCGGCAAGTTCGGAGTGCGAATCGAGAATATCGTAGCTGTGCGTCGCGACGGCACCGGCGAAGCGCTCAACCATTTTACCCGCGAGATCACAATCTGCGGGGAGTGA
- a CDS encoding iron-containing alcohol dehydrogenase: MLGNFSYCNPTKLYFGDDSLKFLGNELKKYGDNVLLVYGGGSIKRNGIYEDVIEILRAAGKNVAELPGVMPNPTLQKLYEGIEAARKQRTDMILAVGGGSVCDYAKALSVSVNCSEDPWDKYFIRFEEPECETLPVGCVLTMAGTGSEMNAGAVITNPEKKLKIGHVFADEKIMPRFSILNPKYTLTLPKYQMVAGVYDIFNHICEQYFSGDDDNTSDYISEGLMRSLLHSSRKAVKDPLNYEARSNLMWTATWALNTLVAKGKSCDWMIHMLGQSVGAMTNATHGMTLAAVSLQYYRHILTYALPKFARFAANVWDVCVNGKTEEEIAREGLAAMEGWMKHLGLVMNITELGATKEMIPDLVKGTLILKGGYKVLDESEVAEIFRRSL; this comes from the coding sequence GTGCTTGGCAATTTTTCTTACTGTAATCCAACAAAATTATATTTCGGCGATGACTCTCTGAAATTTCTCGGAAACGAGCTGAAAAAATACGGCGACAACGTGCTGCTTGTCTATGGCGGCGGTTCCATCAAGAGGAATGGAATCTATGAAGACGTGATAGAGATTTTGAGAGCCGCCGGCAAGAATGTGGCGGAACTTCCTGGGGTCATGCCCAACCCTACGCTGCAGAAACTTTACGAGGGCATAGAGGCGGCGAGAAAGCAACGCACGGATATGATTCTTGCAGTAGGCGGCGGCTCGGTCTGCGATTATGCTAAGGCGCTTTCCGTCTCTGTGAACTGCAGTGAAGATCCGTGGGATAAGTATTTTATCCGCTTTGAAGAACCTGAATGCGAGACTCTGCCCGTCGGCTGCGTGCTGACGATGGCCGGAACTGGCTCCGAGATGAACGCGGGCGCAGTCATAACGAATCCTGAGAAAAAATTGAAGATCGGACACGTATTCGCCGATGAAAAGATTATGCCGAGATTCTCTATTCTGAATCCTAAATATACTCTGACGCTTCCAAAATATCAGATGGTCGCGGGCGTTTACGATATTTTCAACCACATCTGCGAGCAGTATTTCTCAGGGGATGACGACAACACCAGCGACTATATCAGCGAAGGGTTGATGCGCTCGCTGCTTCATTCGAGCCGCAAGGCCGTAAAGGATCCTCTGAATTATGAGGCGAGGAGCAATCTTATGTGGACCGCGACATGGGCGCTCAACACGCTCGTCGCAAAGGGTAAATCGTGCGACTGGATGATCCATATGCTTGGTCAGTCGGTCGGCGCTATGACAAACGCGACTCACGGCATGACGCTCGCCGCCGTGTCGCTGCAATATTATCGCCATATACTTACTTACGCTCTGCCAAAATTCGCGCGCTTCGCGGCTAACGTCTGGGACGTCTGCGTGAATGGAAAGACGGAAGAAGAAATCGCGCGCGAAGGGCTCGCCGCGATGGAAGGCTGGATGAAACATCTTGGCTTGGTTATGAACATAACGGAGCTGGGAGCTACGAAAGAGATGATTCCCGATCTTGTGAAGGGAACGCTGATTCTCAAAGGCGGTTATAAGGTGCTCGATGAGAGCGAAGTCGCGGAAATTTTCAGAAGATCGTTGTAG
- a CDS encoding aldo/keto reductase: protein MRKAAVHLLLYLLLVVVQLACISSGAFASEKNTLRCDIDATAEARSANRSRVTSGKFDFETKTVMLNSGYAMPILGLGTYSLLGDSCVNSVVTELESGGRLIDTAYMYHNEDFVGKGIKKTGIPREDVFITTKLYPDQYADAPNAIDEALKKLDVGYIDLMLLHHPGKGDIDAYKAMEQAAADGKIRSIGLSNWYIKELKEFLPKITILPAVVQNEIHPYYQENEVVDYVHSLGIVMEGWYPLGGRGHTAELLGDKTITEIAKAHGVSSAQVILRWNLQKGVVVIPGSSNPDHIRENLDLFGFELTDEEMTAIKALGRDEKHDWY, encoded by the coding sequence ATGAGAAAGGCCGCCGTCCATCTGCTTTTGTACCTGCTGCTTGTTGTCGTACAGTTGGCGTGTATTTCTTCCGGCGCCTTTGCGTCTGAGAAGAATACTCTACGGTGCGACATCGACGCTACGGCGGAGGCGCGGAGCGCCAACCGAAGCCGTGTAACAAGCGGAAAATTCGACTTCGAGACTAAAACCGTTATGCTAAACAGCGGCTATGCGATGCCGATTCTTGGGTTGGGCACCTACAGTCTTTTGGGCGATAGCTGTGTAAACTCTGTAGTTACCGAGCTGGAAAGCGGAGGCCGGCTTATCGACACGGCCTACATGTATCATAATGAAGACTTCGTAGGCAAGGGAATAAAAAAGACCGGGATACCGCGTGAAGATGTTTTCATTACCACAAAGCTGTATCCCGACCAGTACGCCGACGCGCCTAACGCTATCGATGAAGCGCTTAAAAAACTGGATGTCGGCTACATAGACCTGATGCTTCTGCACCATCCTGGGAAAGGCGACATAGATGCGTATAAGGCCATGGAACAAGCCGCTGCTGACGGCAAGATTCGTTCTATCGGCCTTTCCAACTGGTACATCAAAGAGCTGAAAGAATTCCTGCCGAAGATCACGATCTTGCCGGCGGTGGTTCAAAACGAAATCCACCCGTATTACCAGGAGAATGAAGTGGTAGATTATGTACATTCTCTCGGCATAGTCATGGAGGGGTGGTATCCGCTCGGCGGCAGAGGGCATACAGCTGAGCTGTTGGGAGATAAAACGATAACGGAGATAGCGAAGGCGCATGGAGTATCTTCCGCGCAAGTCATCTTGCGCTGGAATCTTCAGAAGGGGGTAGTGGTGATTCCCGGCTCCAGCAATCCTGATCATATAAGAGAGAATCTGGATCTGTTCGGATTTGAATTGACTGATGAAGAAATGACGGCGATCAAAGCGCTGGGCCGCGATGAAAAGCATGATTGGTATTGA
- the ade gene encoding adenine deaminase, producing the protein MNFKPLLKAALGEQPCDTLFTNARFANLYTMEIESGSIAVKDGVIVGINEELEARETTDCGGTLLVPGFIEGHIHVESTFMTPRTLAAEISPLGTTTVMPDPHEIANSCGVEGIRFMRRESSGLPVDFYYGAPSCVPASEFETPYESIEAEEVGKLLSNGLCTHLGEMMNFTGVIFGDDRTWAKLDAAEGRVITGHAPRVSGKELSAYLLGKITSDHECCSAEEALEKLRRGMYLMIRQGATARNLATLAPLLAGHPEFAVRCLSVTDDTTPDFIAERGHLDGSLRELVECGVQPLAALRTVTLTPAEYFRLDDRGAIAPAKIADLVMLDDLKKCTVQKVWKRGELVAENGKGTIAIKGAVLSELPYCARSVRTPDAEAFAVPVKNAGAVINVIGILPGEVVTKTTKMKPTIAEGFACADAGRDLAKMAVVEKNKSTGRTAVGFLHGLGLKRGAIASSVAHDAHNYSCAGMDDVSMAAALRELSRIKGGIVVTEGEKILAKLELPVGGLMSLLTADEIREKMSELGRARDSLGCTNKHAFMHLSFMSLSVIPELKLTDKGYCDITGGGFVPLFAE; encoded by the coding sequence ATGAATTTCAAACCGCTGCTGAAGGCCGCGCTCGGCGAGCAACCCTGCGACACGTTATTTACGAACGCCCGCTTCGCCAATCTCTACACGATGGAAATCGAAAGCGGCAGCATAGCCGTCAAGGACGGAGTTATCGTAGGAATAAACGAAGAGCTCGAAGCGCGCGAAACAACAGACTGCGGCGGCACGCTCCTCGTCCCCGGCTTCATCGAGGGGCACATACACGTCGAAAGCACCTTTATGACGCCGCGAACTCTCGCCGCCGAGATTTCGCCGCTCGGCACTACGACGGTCATGCCGGACCCGCATGAGATCGCGAACAGCTGCGGCGTGGAAGGCATACGTTTCATGCGCCGCGAAAGCTCGGGGCTGCCGGTCGATTTTTATTACGGCGCTCCTTCATGCGTTCCCGCGTCCGAATTCGAAACGCCTTATGAGAGCATCGAGGCGGAGGAGGTTGGGAAGCTGCTCTCAAACGGCCTTTGCACCCACTTAGGCGAAATGATGAACTTCACCGGCGTCATCTTCGGCGACGATAGGACCTGGGCGAAGCTCGACGCGGCGGAAGGGCGCGTCATCACCGGACACGCGCCGCGCGTCAGCGGCAAAGAGCTCTCCGCCTACCTGCTTGGCAAAATAACCTCGGACCACGAATGCTGCAGCGCGGAAGAGGCGCTCGAAAAACTGCGCCGCGGTATGTACTTAATGATAAGGCAGGGCGCCACGGCGAGAAACCTCGCGACGCTCGCGCCTCTGCTTGCCGGACATCCCGAATTCGCCGTGCGCTGCCTCTCCGTCACCGACGACACCACGCCGGACTTCATAGCGGAGCGCGGACATTTGGACGGCTCTTTGCGCGAACTGGTAGAATGCGGAGTGCAACCTCTCGCCGCGCTGCGCACGGTGACGCTGACGCCGGCCGAATACTTCCGCCTCGACGACAGAGGGGCGATCGCCCCGGCGAAAATCGCCGACCTCGTAATGCTCGACGATCTGAAAAAATGCACGGTGCAGAAGGTATGGAAAAGAGGAGAGCTCGTCGCCGAAAACGGCAAAGGCACGATCGCCATAAAAGGAGCCGTGCTCTCCGAACTGCCGTACTGCGCGCGCAGCGTGCGCACGCCGGACGCCGAGGCATTCGCGGTCCCGGTAAAGAACGCCGGGGCCGTGATCAACGTGATCGGCATACTCCCCGGAGAGGTCGTCACAAAGACGACTAAGATGAAGCCGACGATCGCAGAGGGCTTCGCCTGTGCCGACGCCGGAAGAGACCTCGCCAAGATGGCCGTCGTCGAAAAAAATAAGAGCACCGGGCGCACCGCGGTAGGCTTCCTGCACGGCTTAGGCCTCAAGCGCGGCGCTATAGCTTCGTCGGTCGCGCACGACGCGCACAACTACAGCTGCGCCGGCATGGACGACGTGTCGATGGCGGCCGCGCTGCGCGAGCTTTCGCGCATAAAGGGCGGCATCGTCGTCACGGAGGGAGAAAAGATACTCGCCAAGCTCGAACTGCCGGTCGGCGGGCTGATGAGCCTGCTTACGGCCGACGAAATCAGAGAAAAAATGTCGGAGCTCGGAAGAGCGCGCGATTCCCTCGGCTGCACTAACAAGCACGCTTTCATGCATCTGAGTTTTATGTCGCTCTCCGTCATCCCAGAGCTCAAGCTGACGGACAAGGGCTACTGCGACATCACGGGAGGCGGCTTCGTGCCACTCTTCGCGGAATAA
- a CDS encoding iron-sulfur cluster-binding protein has translation MMAECGCAPHAVDDYILPVTENIKLADRIFWMTFAAPELARRAKAGNGVMVYASQGSDPMLGRPFAVADAESGKISICYMIIGRGTELLSKVQPGASLRVRGLIGAAYPDSAKELLLAAGGVGVGAVMLKKKERAKSASLYVGMPGRGCEALADKILSIHPDAKIYTDDGSFGEGNSMFNVLPRPLGEGRQLWCCGPPGFLDAMRLYYERTPRQLYYIIDKRMACGFGGCMGCVVETANGPKRVCVDGAMFRADEVDLHDD, from the coding sequence ATGATGGCGGAGTGCGGCTGCGCACCGCATGCGGTGGACGATTATATTCTGCCTGTGACAGAGAATATAAAGCTCGCCGATAGGATTTTCTGGATGACTTTTGCAGCGCCTGAGCTTGCGCGAAGGGCGAAGGCGGGAAACGGCGTGATGGTTTACGCGTCGCAGGGCAGCGATCCGATGCTCGGACGCCCTTTCGCCGTGGCCGACGCCGAGAGCGGAAAAATTTCGATCTGCTATATGATTATCGGCAGGGGAACGGAATTGCTTTCGAAGGTGCAGCCGGGCGCCTCGCTTAGGGTCCGCGGGCTCATCGGCGCCGCGTACCCCGACAGCGCGAAAGAGTTGCTGCTTGCGGCCGGAGGCGTGGGGGTCGGCGCCGTCATGCTGAAGAAGAAGGAGCGCGCAAAGAGCGCCTCCCTTTACGTAGGTATGCCGGGGCGGGGCTGCGAAGCGTTAGCGGATAAGATACTGTCGATACACCCGGACGCGAAAATTTATACCGACGACGGCTCCTTCGGTGAAGGGAATTCGATGTTCAACGTGCTTCCGCGTCCGCTCGGCGAAGGGAGGCAGCTCTGGTGCTGCGGACCTCCAGGTTTCCTTGACGCGATGCGCCTCTACTATGAAAGGACGCCTCGGCAACTTTACTATATCATCGACAAAAGAATGGCCTGCGGCTTCGGGGGCTGCATGGGTTGCGTTGTAGAGACGGCGAACGGGCCGAAGCGCGTCTGCGTCGACGGCGCGATGTTCAGAGCGGACGAGGTTGATCTCCATGACGATTGA
- a CDS encoding dihydroorotate dehydrogenase: MTIDITAKIGSIKLRTPVIAASGVWPYSPEFWSGERLEGLGALCTKAISLAPRRGNRGIRLWETPSGVLNSIGLQNVGAKKFVEDYSALVKNCPVPVIANIVMESEADTQETLRVLEDVEGLAAAELNISCPNVDGDGMSWGLSCDSTAKATAAARKAWRAPLWVKMTPQAADPAAVARAAEAEGADAIVCANTWLGMAIDMCSGRPAFGRAVAGLSGPAVFPLALRVVWQVAGAVGIPVVGCGGVTTASDCAGMMLAGASAVEVGSAFFGDIGAGRAICGGLPEFIGRYGKERLTEIVGLARIER, from the coding sequence ATGACGATTGACATAACCGCTAAGATAGGAAGCATAAAGCTCAGGACCCCAGTCATCGCGGCCTCGGGCGTATGGCCTTACTCTCCTGAGTTCTGGAGCGGCGAAAGACTTGAGGGACTCGGCGCGCTTTGCACGAAGGCGATAAGCCTTGCTCCGAGGCGCGGCAATCGCGGAATCCGTCTCTGGGAGACTCCGTCCGGCGTGTTGAACAGCATCGGTCTGCAGAACGTGGGAGCAAAAAAATTTGTCGAAGACTATTCAGCCCTTGTGAAAAACTGCCCGGTCCCGGTAATAGCGAATATCGTTATGGAATCCGAGGCCGACACTCAAGAGACGCTGCGCGTGCTTGAGGATGTCGAAGGGCTCGCCGCTGCTGAGCTGAACATCTCCTGTCCTAACGTCGACGGCGACGGAATGTCGTGGGGGCTGTCGTGCGATTCCACGGCGAAGGCTACAGCCGCGGCGAGAAAGGCGTGGCGCGCCCCTCTTTGGGTGAAGATGACGCCGCAGGCCGCCGACCCGGCCGCTGTGGCGCGCGCGGCGGAGGCGGAGGGCGCGGACGCGATCGTCTGTGCGAACACGTGGCTCGGCATGGCGATAGATATGTGCTCTGGCAGGCCGGCGTTCGGCAGAGCCGTGGCCGGCCTCTCGGGCCCCGCAGTATTCCCGCTCGCGCTGCGCGTCGTCTGGCAGGTCGCCGGAGCGGTCGGGATCCCGGTCGTCGGCTGCGGCGGCGTGACTACGGCGTCGGACTGCGCCGGTATGATGCTCGCCGGAGCGTCCGCCGTCGAGGTCGGCAGCGCGTTCTTCGGCGATATCGGAGCTGGAAGGGCTATATGCGGCGGGCTGCCGGAATTCATTGGAAGATACGGTAAGGAAAGACTGACGGAAATAGTCGGGCTCGCGCGCATCGAGCGCTGA
- the cmk gene encoding (d)CMP kinase produces MADKTKKIIVTIDGPAGAGKSTVARAVAERIGLPYLDTGALYRAVAWKLNKEGIAPDEGERITKALASFNLELRPGGLCADGADVTAAIRTPEIDRIVSAYAARAEVRDALTGLQRAQAANGLVADGRDMGTVVFPEAELKIFLTASAEERARRRYRERRARGEDVDYDEILKQVVERDSYDMTREIAPLRPAPGCIILDSSDMDAEAVTDAIASLAVEFMGRKER; encoded by the coding sequence ATGGCCGATAAAACGAAGAAAATAATAGTAACGATAGACGGACCGGCCGGAGCCGGCAAGAGCACAGTAGCGCGCGCCGTCGCAGAACGCATCGGGCTGCCATATCTCGACACGGGCGCGCTTTACCGCGCCGTCGCCTGGAAGCTGAATAAAGAGGGAATAGCGCCCGACGAAGGCGAGCGCATAACGAAAGCCCTCGCTTCCTTCAACCTGGAGCTGCGCCCCGGCGGGCTATGTGCCGACGGGGCGGACGTTACCGCCGCGATACGCACGCCGGAGATAGACAGGATAGTCTCGGCCTACGCCGCGCGCGCCGAGGTACGCGACGCTTTGACGGGACTTCAGCGCGCACAGGCGGCGAACGGCCTTGTCGCCGACGGGCGCGATATGGGGACGGTCGTTTTCCCTGAGGCCGAACTTAAAATATTTCTTACTGCCTCGGCCGAGGAGCGGGCGCGCAGACGTTATCGCGAGCGCAGGGCGCGCGGAGAAGATGTCGACTATGACGAGATATTGAAACAGGTCGTCGAGCGCGACAGCTACGACATGACGCGCGAAATAGCGCCGCTGCGTCCGGCGCCGGGCTGCATAATCCTTGACAGCTCCGATATGGACGCTGAGGCCGTGACGGACGCGATAGCGTCGCTCGCCGTCGAGTTCATGGGGAGGAAAGAGCGTTGA